In a genomic window of Pedobacter sp. KBS0701:
- a CDS encoding pitrilysin family protein, whose product MEYNVHTLPNGIRLLHVPSASAISHACIIINTGSRDEPENKAGLAHFIEHLIFKRTEKRSTNQILNRLESVGADLNAYTTKEYTCVHASFLNPYLDRTLDLFNDIMFHSTFPEEEMDKEKSVILDEISSYLDQPEEAINDDFEDMLFAGHALGNNILGTTESVQNFTREDVINFRKANYRTNEIVVAILGNYTLNNIVNKGSKHFADVEENNPVKKRIKPGILPQNNTTIYKPIMQAHCILGTQAYSTYQSQKVPLMLLNNYFGGNGMSSVLNLQIREKYGIAYTIESNFSPLHDTGIFSIYFGTDKEKQTRALSLIFKEIKKLKEKPLNELQLQKAKNKFIGQIALGEENRIGLIISMAKSLIDHDKIDSLETVFEKINAVTTTQMVDVTHEILDIDKLNIFTFCPIEE is encoded by the coding sequence ATGGAATACAATGTTCACACCCTGCCAAACGGCATACGCTTATTGCATGTGCCTTCGGCTTCAGCCATATCTCACGCTTGCATTATCATCAATACAGGATCACGCGATGAACCTGAAAATAAAGCAGGTTTAGCGCATTTTATCGAACATTTAATTTTTAAGCGGACTGAAAAACGAAGTACCAACCAAATTTTAAACCGTTTAGAAAGCGTTGGCGCAGATTTAAATGCCTATACTACAAAAGAATATACTTGCGTACATGCGTCTTTTTTAAATCCCTATCTCGATCGGACATTAGATCTTTTTAACGATATTATGTTCCATTCTACTTTCCCGGAAGAGGAAATGGATAAAGAAAAAAGCGTGATTCTGGATGAAATTTCATCTTATTTAGATCAGCCCGAAGAAGCCATCAATGATGATTTCGAAGATATGCTTTTCGCCGGGCATGCATTGGGTAATAACATTCTGGGCACAACAGAATCAGTTCAAAACTTTACACGCGAGGATGTCATCAATTTCAGAAAAGCCAATTACCGCACCAACGAAATCGTGGTGGCCATTTTAGGAAATTATACTTTAAACAACATTGTAAATAAAGGAAGCAAACATTTTGCTGATGTTGAAGAGAACAATCCGGTTAAAAAAAGGATTAAACCAGGCATACTTCCGCAGAACAATACCACCATTTACAAACCGATTATGCAGGCACACTGTATTTTGGGTACACAGGCCTATTCTACCTATCAGTCGCAAAAAGTTCCTTTAATGCTCCTCAACAATTACTTTGGTGGTAATGGAATGAGCTCGGTTTTAAACTTACAGATCAGGGAAAAATACGGAATTGCCTATACCATCGAATCTAATTTCTCGCCGTTACACGATACTGGAATTTTTTCCATTTATTTTGGTACAGATAAGGAAAAACAGACCAGGGCACTCTCTTTAATCTTTAAAGAGATCAAAAAACTTAAAGAGAAACCTTTAAACGAGTTGCAGCTGCAAAAAGCCAAAAACAAATTTATCGGACAGATTGCTTTAGGAGAAGAAAACAGGATTGGTTTAATCATATCAATGGCCAAAAGCCTGATTGATCATGATAAAATAGATTCGTTGGAGACTGTTTTTGAGAAAATTAATGCCGTTACCACCACACAGATGGTTGATGTTACGCATGAAATTTTAGATATTGACAAACTGAATATCTTTACTTTCTGTCCAATAGAGGAATAA
- the def gene encoding peptide deformylase, giving the protein MKLPIVAYGDPVLKKVGTDIDKDYPELKQLISDMFDTMYYANGVGLAAPQIGLPIRLFIVDTGEDEDGKPGYKKVFINAEILEETGEAWSFNEGCLSIPDIRENIMRKPNIKITYFDENWVEHTDDVDGMPARVIQHEYDHIEGKLFTDKVSVLRKTMLKSKLDAISKGNIKTDYKMKFPNKSKKR; this is encoded by the coding sequence ATGAAATTACCAATAGTAGCTTACGGAGATCCTGTTTTAAAAAAGGTGGGAACTGATATCGATAAAGATTATCCAGAATTAAAACAATTGATCAGCGATATGTTCGACACCATGTATTACGCAAACGGTGTAGGGCTTGCTGCACCGCAGATCGGTTTGCCAATCCGTTTGTTTATTGTGGATACTGGCGAAGACGAAGACGGTAAACCAGGCTATAAAAAAGTATTCATCAATGCCGAAATTTTAGAAGAAACAGGCGAAGCCTGGAGCTTTAACGAAGGTTGTTTAAGTATTCCTGATATCCGAGAAAACATCATGCGTAAACCGAACATCAAGATTACCTATTTCGACGAAAACTGGGTAGAGCATACTGATGATGTTGATGGAATGCCAGCAAGAGTAATCCAGCATGAATATGACCACATCGAAGGTAAATTATTTACCGATAAAGTAAGTGTATTGCGTAAAACGATGCTTAAAAGTAAACTGGATGCGATTTCAAAAGGAAATATCAAAACAGATTACAAAATGAAATTTCCGAACAAGAGCAAGAAAAGATAG
- a CDS encoding carboxypeptidase-like regulatory domain-containing protein, translating to MRYCITLICLIFSLTAFAQQKPAQDKLIQFSGIITDIDSSNVIPYVTITNLSAKSKRVGADYRGYFTFIVNPGDTILFTAIGYKKFSTVIPQSTPDSKYTIMVKLKANVIDLPSVRVFPWATTEEFTREFLSMKLADDDMAIAKKNLSRSSIDGLIQTLPRDGQEIGSQNYRYNFDRMINKNMVQTNPLLNPFAWGKLMQQIFDGDKSRTN from the coding sequence ATGAGATATTGTATTACCCTGATTTGCCTAATTTTTTCCCTAACCGCTTTTGCGCAACAAAAGCCGGCACAGGATAAACTCATCCAATTTTCAGGGATTATTACCGATATCGATAGTTCAAATGTGATACCTTACGTAACCATCACCAATCTCTCTGCAAAGAGTAAAAGGGTTGGTGCCGATTACAGGGGATACTTTACTTTTATTGTTAACCCTGGCGATACCATCTTGTTTACGGCCATTGGGTACAAAAAATTCTCAACCGTAATACCACAAAGTACACCTGATAGTAAATACACCATTATGGTTAAATTGAAAGCAAATGTGATCGATTTACCTTCGGTGCGTGTTTTTCCCTGGGCTACAACAGAAGAATTTACCCGCGAGTTTTTATCGATGAAACTGGCCGATGATGATATGGCCATTGCCAAAAAGAACCTTTCGCGTTCGTCAATTGATGGCTTGATCCAAACGTTACCGCGCGACGGACAGGAAATCGGCAGTCAGAATTACCGCTATAATTTCGACAGGATGATCAATAAGAACATGGTTCAAACCAATCCACTACTTAATCCTTTCGCCTGGGGTAAGCTGATGCAGCAGATCTTTGATGGTGATAAGAGCAGGACGAATTAG
- a CDS encoding NifU family protein codes for MNLTEQVEQALETIRPYLKADGGDVSVEEITSEGTVKLKLLGNCGSCPMSFMTMKSGIEQAIMKAVPQITSVVAVNMAEQE; via the coding sequence ATGAATTTAACAGAACAAGTAGAACAGGCATTGGAAACCATCAGGCCATATTTAAAGGCCGACGGAGGTGATGTTTCTGTTGAAGAAATTACATCTGAAGGAACGGTAAAACTTAAGCTTTTGGGTAATTGCGGCTCTTGCCCAATGAGTTTCATGACAATGAAATCGGGTATTGAACAGGCAATTATGAAAGCTGTTCCACAGATCACTTCGGTAGTTGCCGTAAATATGGCAGAGCAAGAGTAA
- a CDS encoding Mrp/NBP35 family ATP-binding protein, translating to MQISPQQVLDALKNVEDPDLKKDLVTLNMIKDLQITDNQVNFTLELTTPACPMKEMLKNACTNAIKHFVSPTAEVVINVTSRVTQPTNSSSLDNIKNIILVSSGKGGVGKSTVSSNLAVVLAKDGAKVGLIDADIYGPSVPTMFDLVDAKPGAEETADGKTKILPIEKYGIKILSLGFFADPGQPVPWRGPMASNAVKQLFNDTNWGELDYLIVDLPPGTGDIHITITQSFPISGAVVVTTPQQVALADTHKGLAMFRMPGINIPILGVIENMSYFTPAELPDNKYYIFGKGGGTELAARFDVPFLGEIPIIQSISEAGDQGKPVALNQNPLLDGIFGDIASKIAQQISINNAQMVNC from the coding sequence ATGCAGATTAGCCCGCAACAAGTTTTAGATGCGCTTAAAAATGTTGAAGATCCCGATCTTAAAAAAGATCTGGTGACTTTAAACATGATTAAAGATTTACAGATTACAGATAACCAGGTCAATTTTACATTAGAGCTTACTACTCCGGCATGCCCGATGAAGGAAATGCTGAAAAATGCCTGTACAAATGCCATTAAACATTTTGTATCGCCAACGGCAGAAGTCGTAATCAATGTAACTTCGAGGGTTACGCAGCCAACCAACTCCTCTTCACTAGATAACATCAAAAACATTATTTTGGTTTCATCAGGAAAAGGTGGCGTGGGTAAATCTACCGTATCGAGCAATCTGGCTGTGGTATTAGCTAAAGATGGTGCCAAAGTAGGCCTGATCGATGCCGATATTTATGGTCCATCGGTGCCAACCATGTTCGACCTGGTTGATGCGAAACCAGGCGCTGAAGAAACCGCAGATGGCAAAACAAAAATTTTGCCGATCGAAAAATACGGGATCAAAATATTGTCGCTAGGATTTTTTGCTGATCCTGGGCAGCCGGTGCCCTGGCGCGGTCCAATGGCCTCAAATGCGGTAAAACAATTATTTAATGATACCAATTGGGGCGAACTGGATTACCTGATTGTTGATCTTCCACCGGGAACAGGCGATATTCACATTACCATTACGCAGAGTTTCCCGATTTCAGGAGCAGTTGTGGTTACTACACCTCAGCAGGTTGCTCTGGCCGATACACATAAAGGTTTAGCGATGTTCAGGATGCCAGGAATCAATATCCCGATTTTAGGTGTTATTGAAAACATGTCGTATTTTACTCCTGCAGAATTACCTGATAATAAATATTACATTTTCGGAAAAGGTGGGGGTACAGAACTTGCAGCACGTTTTGATGTGCCATTTTTGGGTGAAATTCCGATTATCCAGAGTATTTCTGAAGCCGGAGATCAAGGAAAACCGGTAGCATTGAACCAAAATCCTTTGTTAGATGGCATATTTGGCGATATTGCAAGTAAGATTGCACAGCAGATTTCCATCAACAACGCGCAAATGGTGAATTGCTAA
- a CDS encoding transglycosylase domain-containing protein, producing the protein MRIPKIKIPKKYLKIGAWVLGVFLVVCIAFGAVAYSKREALLKKMVAKAIAKADKDYGLEVKIGNAGFTGLSTVKMTNISVVPKERDTLSNIGELSVGVKLLPLIFGNVKLSEVKLKEGFVSVVLKDSTTNIDFILKRKKKDSTENKGKVNLSEIASNILNQVLYKIPDDMDVQNMIFKLNDHDTAKLSFATMATIDGGDLKSAINVNNGEATWHVDGHVNPGSKELRFTAYADGKKLELPYLNNKLHAKISFDTLQTELKNAKYSGDNYKISGSWSVKNMLINQPRIASNDIIVQSAKLDADILVGQNYIALDSSSTAYLKNAQIHPFVKYTLGKNKIYELKLNAEEQDAQSILDAFPQGLFESLEGLKVQGKVKYNLNFYLDTKIPDSVRFNSTLTPVNFKIVQWGKTNLQKINNTFVYTPYEYGKPMRDITIGPSNPNFTPLSAISKNFINAVLTAEDPSFFTHNGFVEESIRKSIAVNFKEKKFKRGGSTISMQLVKNVYLSRQKTLARKAEEILIVWLIEHNHLISKQRMLEVYFNIMELGQNIYGIGEASRYYFGKQPADLTIGDGLFLASIVPKPKASMYKFMADGSLKPYMFNYFRFMGNIMARKGLTPGDTSGYGFYNVRLREGLRRYLAPDTAVVDTSAFDDDGDGLPVIIVHDKNKSFFERLFGGGSKKDTTTNKQTTTPADTAKTKKQLRQERREERRRQKELEKSQQ; encoded by the coding sequence ATGCGAATACCAAAAATTAAGATCCCCAAAAAATATTTAAAAATCGGAGCCTGGGTTTTAGGTGTTTTTTTAGTCGTTTGTATCGCTTTTGGCGCCGTAGCTTATAGTAAAAGGGAAGCCCTTCTTAAAAAAATGGTGGCCAAAGCAATTGCCAAGGCCGATAAAGATTACGGTCTTGAAGTTAAAATCGGCAATGCCGGATTTACTGGCCTCAGTACCGTTAAAATGACCAATATTTCTGTTGTTCCTAAAGAGCGGGATACCCTTTCTAACATTGGCGAACTGAGTGTAGGTGTAAAACTTCTTCCACTCATTTTTGGGAATGTAAAATTGTCGGAGGTAAAACTGAAAGAAGGTTTTGTAAGCGTAGTGCTTAAAGATTCGACCACCAACATCGATTTTATCTTAAAGAGAAAGAAAAAAGACAGCACCGAAAATAAAGGAAAAGTTAATTTATCAGAAATAGCCAGCAACATCCTGAACCAAGTTTTGTACAAAATCCCTGATGATATGGATGTGCAGAATATGATTTTTAAACTAAATGATCATGACACGGCTAAACTGAGCTTTGCCACCATGGCTACAATTGATGGTGGGGATTTAAAATCGGCCATAAATGTAAATAATGGCGAAGCTACCTGGCATGTAGATGGCCATGTAAATCCTGGCAGCAAAGAGTTACGCTTTACGGCTTATGCTGACGGTAAAAAACTCGAATTACCCTACCTGAATAATAAACTTCATGCAAAAATAAGTTTCGACACCTTACAAACGGAACTTAAAAACGCGAAATACAGTGGCGATAATTATAAAATATCGGGCTCCTGGTCGGTAAAAAATATGCTGATCAACCAACCGCGTATTGCTTCAAACGATATTATTGTCCAAAGTGCAAAACTGGATGCAGATATTCTGGTTGGTCAAAACTATATTGCTTTAGACAGCTCCTCAACAGCTTACCTAAAAAATGCACAAATCCATCCTTTTGTTAAATACACCCTAGGAAAAAACAAGATCTACGAATTAAAATTAAATGCAGAAGAACAGGATGCCCAAAGCATTTTAGATGCTTTTCCACAGGGCTTGTTTGAGTCGCTGGAAGGATTAAAAGTACAGGGTAAGGTTAAATATAACCTCAATTTTTACCTGGATACAAAAATACCCGATAGTGTCCGTTTTAATTCGACCCTAACACCGGTTAATTTTAAAATTGTACAGTGGGGCAAAACGAATCTGCAAAAAATTAACAATACGTTTGTTTACACACCTTATGAGTACGGCAAACCGATGCGCGATATCACCATTGGTCCATCGAATCCAAACTTTACGCCGCTTTCGGCCATTTCTAAAAACTTCATTAATGCTGTTTTAACGGCAGAAGATCCTTCGTTTTTTACGCACAATGGCTTCGTTGAAGAATCGATCCGAAAATCGATCGCCGTAAATTTTAAGGAAAAGAAATTTAAACGTGGCGGTAGTACCATCAGTATGCAGTTGGTTAAAAACGTTTATTTAAGCCGTCAGAAAACTTTGGCGCGTAAAGCAGAGGAGATTTTGATTGTTTGGCTTATTGAACATAATCACCTGATCAGTAAACAGCGGATGCTAGAGGTGTATTTCAATATCATGGAGTTAGGCCAGAATATTTATGGAATAGGAGAGGCCTCAAGATATTATTTTGGAAAGCAACCAGCCGATTTAACTATTGGCGATGGATTATTTTTGGCCAGTATTGTACCTAAGCCTAAAGCATCGATGTATAAATTTATGGCCGATGGCAGCTTGAAACCTTATATGTTCAACTACTTCAGGTTTATGGGGAATATTATGGCCAGAAAAGGTTTAACACCTGGCGATACCTCTGGTTATGGTTTTTATAATGTTCGTTTGAGAGAAGGACTGCGCCGTTACCTGGCACCTGATACGGCTGTGGTTGATACGTCTGCTTTCGACGATGATGGCGATGGTTTACCGGTTATAATTGTACACGATAAAAATAAAAGCTTCTTCGAACGATTATTTGGCGGCGGATCTAAAAAAGACACCACTACAAATAAACAAACGACCACACCTGCCGATACCGCTAAAACCAAAAAACAATTGAGGCAGGAGCGCAGGGAAGAACGGAGACGCCAGAAGGAACTGGAGAAAAGTCAGCAGTAG
- the hpt gene encoding hypoxanthine phosphoribosyltransferase, translated as MHKIKVEDKEFEIFLENDTLNKRIRLMGIQMNVDYEGKCPLFIGVLNGSFLFMADLIKEINVPCEIAFMRVASYEGTSSSGNVKELIGLPENIEGRDIIIVEDIVDTGLTLTQILKTIKEKNPASVKVSSLLLKPSALNYKIEELEYVGFEIPNEFVVGYGLDYNGLGRNLTDIYRATGA; from the coding sequence ATGCATAAAATAAAAGTAGAGGATAAAGAGTTCGAGATATTTTTAGAAAATGACACCTTAAATAAACGCATCCGTTTGATGGGCATTCAGATGAATGTTGATTATGAAGGCAAATGCCCCTTATTTATCGGCGTGCTGAATGGCAGCTTTTTATTTATGGCCGATTTAATTAAAGAAATCAACGTGCCCTGCGAAATTGCCTTTATGCGTGTGGCCTCTTATGAAGGTACATCAAGCTCCGGAAATGTAAAAGAACTGATCGGACTGCCTGAAAATATAGAGGGAAGAGATATCATCATTGTGGAAGACATTGTTGACACCGGCCTTACCTTAACCCAAATTTTAAAAACGATTAAAGAAAAAAATCCGGCATCGGTTAAAGTAAGTTCACTTTTGCTAAAACCAAGCGCCCTGAATTACAAAATTGAAGAGCTGGAATATGTTGGTTTTGAAATACCTAACGAGTTTGTAGTAGGTTATGGCTTAGATTATAATGGCCTTGGCCGAAACCTGACCGATATTTACAGGGCAACAGGCGCATAA
- a CDS encoding phosphatidylserine decarboxylase family protein, producing the protein MTIHKEGYTTIALSILFIFVINAVVDYKYHDITWLRWFIYIFSAALFIIVLQFFRNPSRSFSSGENLVICPADGKVVVIEETEEGEYFKDKRLQVSIFMSPVNVHINRNPISGVVKFFKYHPGKYLAAWNPKSSTENERTTTVVEHKNGTPVLFRQIAGALARRIVWYVKEGDQVIQTEQFGFIKFGSRVDVFLPIGTKVNVELNQVVKGGITTLATLS; encoded by the coding sequence ATGACCATACATAAAGAAGGTTACACCACCATTGCCTTAAGCATACTGTTTATTTTCGTGATCAACGCGGTTGTTGATTATAAATATCACGACATTACCTGGTTGCGCTGGTTCATTTATATTTTTTCAGCTGCTTTATTCATTATTGTACTGCAGTTTTTCCGTAATCCGAGCCGTAGCTTCTCTTCAGGTGAAAACCTGGTCATTTGCCCTGCAGATGGTAAAGTCGTGGTAATCGAAGAAACAGAAGAAGGCGAATACTTTAAAGATAAACGTTTACAGGTATCTATTTTTATGTCGCCTGTTAATGTGCACATTAACCGTAACCCCATTTCAGGTGTAGTTAAATTTTTCAAATACCACCCAGGAAAATATCTTGCGGCTTGGAACCCTAAATCATCTACCGAAAACGAACGTACCACCACTGTTGTAGAGCATAAAAACGGTACGCCGGTATTATTCCGTCAAATTGCAGGTGCTTTGGCCCGCAGGATTGTATGGTATGTAAAAGAAGGTGATCAGGTGATACAAACAGAACAGTTCGGTTTTATCAAATTCGGATCGAGGGTAGATGTTTTTCTTCCCATAGGCACCAAAGTTAACGTAGAACTTAACCAGGTTGTAAAAGGCGGAATCACCACCTTGGCCACTTTAAGTTAA
- a CDS encoding mechanosensitive ion channel family protein translates to MLDSAFFDQVFWGNTIKAYFLFGGILFFGLVFKNIVSKLLSKLLFKLFRNFSNQSHNDAFVALLVKPIEVFILLATLYLSINQLKHPLEVAVFHYSKLIGKVKELIPVTIGDCIDRIFLFGIILSVFWIILRIIDFISHVLLYKASLTENKADDQLVPFLKELFKTLVIFIGFFTLLGFVFEVNVLTLITGLGIGGIAIALAAKESLENLIGSFTIFLDKPFTVGDLVKVDGVEGTVEKVGFRSTRIRTSEKTMATLPNRGMIDGVLENLSLRNSRKVSFVIGLTYETSSDSLRKIITEIESYINNHEGTSNDGNASFKSFGDSGLNVEVNYFVTVLNYSEFLKIRQEINLEIMDIVIRNKSDFAYPTQRLISDRPLGNAAEKEVGNDATD, encoded by the coding sequence ATGTTAGATTCTGCTTTTTTCGACCAAGTTTTTTGGGGTAATACCATAAAAGCCTATTTCCTTTTCGGAGGTATACTCTTTTTTGGCTTAGTTTTCAAAAATATTGTTTCCAAGCTCTTAAGCAAGTTGTTGTTTAAACTTTTCAGAAACTTTTCAAATCAATCACACAACGATGCTTTTGTTGCGCTACTTGTAAAGCCCATAGAGGTTTTTATTCTGTTAGCTACGCTTTACCTTTCTATCAACCAGTTAAAGCATCCGTTAGAGGTAGCAGTATTCCATTACAGTAAATTAATCGGTAAGGTTAAAGAGTTGATCCCGGTAACCATTGGGGATTGTATTGACCGGATATTTTTGTTTGGGATCATTTTATCTGTTTTTTGGATTATCTTAAGAATAATCGACTTTATTAGCCACGTTTTGTTATATAAGGCATCGCTTACTGAAAATAAAGCCGACGATCAATTGGTACCCTTTTTAAAAGAACTGTTTAAAACGCTTGTAATCTTTATTGGTTTTTTTACCCTTTTGGGTTTTGTTTTCGAGGTTAATGTATTGACGCTGATTACCGGACTGGGTATTGGTGGTATTGCCATTGCTTTGGCCGCTAAAGAGAGCTTAGAGAACTTAATTGGTTCATTCACCATCTTTTTAGATAAACCTTTTACCGTTGGCGACCTGGTGAAGGTTGACGGTGTGGAAGGCACTGTAGAAAAGGTAGGTTTCAGAAGCACAAGGATCAGAACTTCCGAAAAAACCATGGCTACCCTACCCAATAGAGGTATGATAGACGGTGTTTTAGAAAACCTTTCCTTGAGAAATTCGCGTAAGGTATCATTTGTGATTGGACTTACGTACGAAACCAGTTCAGATTCTTTAAGAAAAATTATCACCGAAATTGAAAGTTACATCAATAATCACGAGGGTACCAGCAATGATGGAAACGCCTCTTTTAAAAGCTTTGGCGATTCGGGTTTGAATGTTGAAGTTAATTATTTTGTAACGGTACTTAATTATTCCGAATTCCTTAAAATCAGGCAGGAAATTAACCTGGAGATTATGGATATCGTGATTCGTAATAAATCGGATTTTGCTTACCCAACACAACGTTTAATCAGCGACAGGCCACTTGGCAACGCAGCAGAAAAAGAAGTCGGTAATGATGCTACGGATTAG
- the rplS gene encoding 50S ribosomal protein L19: MDLVKFVEEQAIAKKDFPAFKSGDTVSVHYKIREGNKERVQIYQGVVIQRNSAGANETFTVRKMSNGVGVERIFPFSSPNIEKVEVNSYGKVRRAKLFYLRALTGKAARIKSLRK; the protein is encoded by the coding sequence ATGGATTTAGTAAAATTTGTTGAAGAGCAGGCCATCGCGAAAAAAGATTTTCCTGCGTTCAAGTCTGGCGATACAGTGAGCGTACACTATAAAATTCGCGAAGGTAATAAAGAACGTGTTCAAATTTACCAAGGTGTTGTAATACAACGTAACAGTGCAGGTGCTAACGAAACCTTTACCGTTCGTAAAATGAGCAACGGCGTTGGTGTTGAGCGTATTTTCCCTTTTAGTTCTCCAAACATTGAGAAAGTAGAAGTGAATAGCTATGGTAAAGTTCGTAGAGCGAAATTGTTCTATTTACGTGCTTTAACTGGTAAAGCTGCTCGTATCAAATCTTTGAGAAAATAA
- the trmD gene encoding tRNA (guanosine(37)-N1)-methyltransferase TrmD, whose amino-acid sequence MRFDIITVLPALLESPFAHSILQRAQKKGIAEIVVHNLRDYATNKQKSVDDYQYGGGSGMVMSIEPFAACIEKLQAEREYDEIIFMSPDGVTLNQSTANELSIKKNIIILCGHYKGIDQRIRDIFVTREISVGDYVLSGGELPAAIVVDAVVRLIPGVLNDETSALSDSFQGELLDAPVYTRPADWRGHKVPDVLLSGHEAKVNEWRHEQALERTKTRRPDLLE is encoded by the coding sequence ATGCGTTTCGATATTATAACAGTTCTGCCCGCTTTATTAGAAAGTCCTTTTGCTCATTCTATTTTGCAACGTGCACAAAAAAAAGGTATAGCCGAAATTGTTGTGCATAACCTGAGGGATTATGCTACTAACAAACAAAAAAGTGTAGACGATTACCAATATGGCGGAGGCAGCGGTATGGTAATGAGTATCGAGCCTTTTGCAGCCTGCATTGAAAAACTTCAGGCAGAAAGAGAGTACGATGAAATTATTTTCATGAGTCCCGATGGTGTTACTTTAAACCAGAGCACAGCCAACGAACTCTCTATTAAAAAGAACATCATTATTTTGTGTGGCCATTACAAAGGCATAGATCAGCGTATACGTGATATTTTTGTAACAAGAGAGATCTCTGTTGGCGATTATGTTTTAAGTGGAGGAGAGCTGCCTGCTGCAATTGTGGTAGATGCTGTGGTGCGCTTAATACCTGGTGTTTTAAATGATGAAACCTCTGCCCTATCTGATAGTTTTCAGGGAGAACTGCTTGACGCACCGGTTTATACCCGTCCGGCAGATTGGCGCGGACATAAAGTGCCCGATGTTTTATTAAGTGGCCACGAGGCAAAAGTGAACGAGTGGAGACACGAACAGGCCTTAGAACGGACTAAAACCCGCCGTCCTGACCTTTTGGAATAG
- the rimM gene encoding ribosome maturation factor RimM (Essential for efficient processing of 16S rRNA), producing the protein MKHEEAFYIGYVTKTRGLKGEVQVFFEFDEYEQLEFDVVFADMNGKLVPYFVASTKLQSNKTGYFNFDDADHIDKVQPLLKKKLYLPLSKMPEREEGEFFYTDFKGYLAIDETLGELGEILEVNEYPQQFVATVIYKETEILFPLNEDFIVEYDENEKILTLDLPEGLLDIYLEN; encoded by the coding sequence ATGAAACACGAAGAAGCATTTTATATAGGTTACGTTACCAAAACGAGGGGTTTAAAGGGAGAAGTTCAGGTGTTTTTCGAATTCGATGAATATGAACAACTCGAATTTGATGTGGTTTTTGCCGATATGAATGGTAAACTCGTTCCGTATTTTGTAGCTTCAACAAAGCTACAATCCAATAAAACAGGCTACTTTAACTTTGATGATGCCGATCATATTGATAAAGTGCAACCGCTATTAAAAAAGAAGTTGTACCTGCCTCTTTCGAAAATGCCCGAACGCGAAGAAGGAGAATTTTTCTATACCGACTTTAAAGGTTATTTAGCTATAGATGAAACTTTGGGCGAATTGGGCGAAATTTTGGAAGTAAACGAATATCCACAGCAATTTGTAGCTACGGTGATTTATAAAGAAACTGAAATTCTGTTCCCGCTAAATGAAGATTTTATTGTAGAATACGACGAGAATGAAAAAATCCTCACCCTCGATTTACCTGAAGGTTTGCTGGACATTTATCTCGAAAACTAA
- a CDS encoding 30S ribosomal protein S16, with the protein MATKIRLQRFGKKGKPFFHVVVADSRSPRDGKFIERLGSYNPNTNPATIEINFEKTLAWVNSGAQPTDTARAILSYKGVLYKKHLEGGVKKGALTQEQADEKFTAWLDAKAGKISGKTEGLATSKADARKAALAAEAKKKEDKAAAIAAKNAPVAEEVVEEEAPAVEAEATEEAPAAEATKEEGAE; encoded by the coding sequence ATGGCAACTAAAATCAGATTGCAAAGATTCGGGAAAAAAGGTAAACCTTTTTTCCACGTTGTGGTAGCAGATTCTCGCTCTCCACGTGATGGTAAATTTATTGAGCGTTTAGGTTCTTACAACCCAAATACCAATCCTGCTACCATCGAAATTAACTTCGAAAAAACTTTAGCTTGGGTTAACAGTGGTGCACAGCCAACTGATACTGCTCGTGCTATCCTTTCTTACAAAGGTGTTTTATACAAAAAACACTTAGAAGGTGGTGTTAAAAAAGGAGCTTTAACTCAAGAACAGGCAGATGAAAAATTTACAGCTTGGTTAGATGCTAAAGCGGGTAAAATTTCTGGTAAAACAGAAGGTTTAGCTACTTCTAAAGCAGATGCGCGTAAAGCAGCATTAGCAGCAGAAGCTAAGAAAAAAGAAGATAAAGCAGCAGCTATCGCAGCTAAAAATGCACCAGTTGCAGAAGAGGTTGTTGAAGAAGAAGCGCCAGCTGTTGAGGCTGAAGCAACTGAAGAAGCTCCTGCAGCAGAAGCTACTAAAGAAGAAGGCGCAGAATAA